Proteins found in one Nitrosopumilus maritimus SCM1 genomic segment:
- a CDS encoding virginiamycin B lyase family protein, with translation MQKFLIVLLMMSFISIPLASAHPFTEETIPSLTSSAPAGTTEVIVYFSEPIDINFSELRVFDTNGNQIDNKDTAYYEGELSLIITTSPLEDGVYTVSTKVLSKVDGHLVPDAFLFAVGDVVIDPSLLDVERPSEIIFLPEAGARFPGLIGQTIVLGAVIASLIIWGTQNKQLIREELDKIGNFHQGKFMSITGIGLVLIFISNILMIAVQSIRLGVSPLDAIQTDFGITWILRMSITIIILGIWFRLDRSKSLSKKNQILLLGAMLALISTSSLIGHGAASENIPALILDYIHNLVSGVWIGGIIYFVFILLPTFSQLKETQREKMSLLMIPRFSITFIIAVGVIIITGPTLMWFLESDIRLITESIYGQLIILKISIAAVIIAFGGFFQFKLQKKAEKNLESGKISVHKKLKKSLKVDVVLGIVLLGVVALITNATLPAGEIQKIDAQEIIYGFETLEFTENAKFDIDISPFSSGSNTILVKVSDFEGNPLYDSNQLKVKVSNPSKNISPIEVPMEIIKQDKNRPIEFKGEMTFGFSGEWLMEVEAQRTENANESKLLNLLVKPRLTDIQTQVIEYELPKDSKPLFPLYDGRDTLWVSDASAPRLWEFSLETQEFTSYSFDGLTTTFLTQDKDGKIWFTDTPRNQIGFIDPQTKEIITKTIPKLDPVISDNTPLFIKADFDGNIWITIVNKDRIVKYIPENDEFEEIVLPGKENLPFALDIDVDGKMWYTTTGAGNIGYIDPKDNQITQFSNDPPLQGPEALLFDEDGNIWIAEHTGLAITKFNPVLETFERITVPNDEALPFGMTFDRYGNVWFAQHTIDSIGAYDPDNNNLIEVPVPSETSFVQFMTSDGDSNVWFVEQQTSKIGTIKMTEIPVTASQIQSSGEFELKYTELASPLIALGIIATSLFYVKSIQDKRRLNELINS, from the coding sequence ATGCAAAAGTTTCTGATTGTTTTATTGATGATGTCGTTTATTTCAATTCCATTAGCATCAGCTCATCCTTTTACTGAGGAAACTATTCCAAGTTTAACATCTAGTGCTCCAGCTGGAACAACAGAAGTTATCGTATATTTTTCAGAACCAATTGATATTAACTTTAGTGAACTCAGAGTATTTGATACAAATGGAAATCAAATAGACAACAAAGATACGGCTTACTATGAAGGAGAATTATCTCTGATCATTACAACATCACCATTGGAAGATGGAGTTTATACTGTATCAACCAAAGTTCTCTCCAAAGTAGATGGACATCTTGTTCCAGATGCATTCTTGTTTGCAGTTGGTGATGTTGTAATTGATCCCTCATTACTTGATGTAGAACGACCATCTGAAATCATATTTTTACCCGAAGCTGGTGCTAGATTCCCAGGACTGATTGGTCAAACAATTGTCTTAGGTGCAGTAATTGCATCACTCATAATTTGGGGAACACAGAATAAACAACTAATCAGAGAAGAATTAGATAAGATTGGAAACTTCCATCAGGGAAAGTTTATGTCAATTACAGGAATTGGGCTTGTTTTAATTTTCATTTCTAATATTTTGATGATTGCAGTTCAGAGTATAAGACTTGGGGTTTCTCCGCTTGATGCAATTCAAACGGATTTTGGAATAACATGGATATTGAGAATGAGCATTACAATAATTATACTAGGTATTTGGTTTAGACTTGATAGAAGCAAGTCACTATCAAAAAAGAATCAAATTCTATTGTTGGGAGCAATGCTTGCATTAATTTCAACTTCAAGTTTGATTGGTCACGGTGCAGCTAGTGAAAACATACCAGCATTAATACTTGATTACATTCACAATTTAGTTTCAGGAGTTTGGATAGGCGGAATTATTTACTTCGTATTTATTTTACTTCCAACATTCTCTCAACTAAAAGAGACACAACGAGAAAAGATGAGTCTGTTAATGATTCCTCGATTCTCAATTACATTTATCATTGCTGTAGGAGTGATCATAATCACAGGTCCAACATTGATGTGGTTTCTAGAAAGTGATATTAGATTAATTACAGAATCGATTTATGGTCAATTAATTATTCTAAAGATTTCAATTGCAGCAGTAATAATTGCATTTGGGGGATTTTTTCAATTCAAATTACAAAAGAAGGCAGAAAAGAATCTGGAATCAGGAAAAATTTCTGTTCATAAAAAATTAAAAAAATCGCTCAAAGTTGACGTAGTACTAGGAATAGTACTTCTAGGAGTTGTTGCATTAATTACAAATGCAACACTACCAGCAGGAGAAATCCAAAAAATTGATGCACAAGAGATAATTTACGGATTTGAAACTCTGGAATTTACTGAAAATGCAAAATTTGACATTGACATTTCGCCATTTTCAAGTGGCTCAAACACAATTCTAGTTAAAGTTAGTGACTTTGAGGGAAATCCACTCTACGATTCAAATCAGCTTAAAGTCAAGGTATCAAACCCATCAAAGAATATCTCACCAATAGAAGTACCAATGGAGATAATCAAACAGGATAAAAATAGACCAATAGAATTCAAAGGTGAAATGACATTTGGGTTTTCAGGAGAATGGTTAATGGAAGTTGAGGCACAAAGAACTGAAAATGCAAATGAATCAAAGCTTTTGAATTTACTAGTAAAACCAAGACTGACTGACATTCAGACACAAGTTATCGAATACGAACTCCCAAAAGATTCAAAACCACTTTTCCCATTGTATGATGGACGAGATACACTTTGGGTAAGTGATGCATCAGCTCCACGTTTGTGGGAATTTTCACTTGAAACTCAAGAGTTTACATCATATTCATTTGATGGATTGACTACAACATTTCTAACACAAGACAAAGACGGTAAAATTTGGTTTACAGATACTCCCAGAAATCAAATTGGATTCATAGACCCTCAAACAAAAGAGATTATAACAAAAACAATTCCAAAACTTGATCCTGTTATTTCAGACAATACTCCACTTTTCATAAAAGCAGACTTTGATGGAAATATTTGGATTACAATTGTTAACAAAGACAGAATTGTAAAATATATACCAGAAAATGATGAGTTTGAAGAGATTGTTCTTCCAGGAAAAGAGAACTTGCCATTTGCATTAGATATTGATGTAGATGGAAAGATGTGGTATACAACAACTGGTGCAGGAAATATTGGATATATTGATCCTAAAGACAATCAAATTACTCAATTTTCAAATGATCCACCATTACAAGGACCTGAGGCTTTGCTCTTTGATGAAGATGGAAACATCTGGATTGCAGAGCATACAGGCTTGGCAATTACCAAGTTTAACCCAGTTTTAGAGACATTTGAGAGAATTACCGTGCCTAATGATGAAGCATTACCGTTTGGTATGACATTTGATAGATATGGAAATGTTTGGTTTGCTCAACATACAATAGATAGTATTGGAGCATATGATCCGGATAACAATAATTTGATTGAAGTACCAGTTCCTTCAGAAACATCCTTTGTACAATTCATGACATCAGATGGAGACAGTAATGTTTGGTTTGTTGAACAACAAACAAGTAAGATTGGTACAATAAAGATGACAGAAATTCCAGTTACTGCATCACAAATTCAATCATCAGGAGAATTTGAATTAAAATACACAGAACTTGCATCGCCACTAATTGCATTAGGAATTATTGCAACATCTTTGTTTTATGTGAAGAGTATTCAAGATAAAAGAAGACTAAATGAATTAATTAATTCTTAG